A single region of the Sphingobium sp. EP60837 genome encodes:
- a CDS encoding autotransporter assembly complex protein TamA, with product MGPRQANRVRHALGVLMIAASPLALHAQTPPSSATAEQEPPILPDEEFEARLPKASEADPANPSAPLPSIESWIDQQMPQASGAAELPPATEPAAEAELAQPLPPLDSVTVPAQVATTDPDKKTPVVRYAIEIDGFGKTGLEDEFRDESALVDGDGRAETAAMVQARAHEDEALAVRLLYSQGYYDAAALASLDQTGDGGLKAVLSVTPGKRYKIGEIVVNAGRTVPPSLIRDSLLLKTGDYIIAADVEAAEANVGVKLPENGYPFAKVGERDILLDPATVTGDYTLPVEVGPRGSFRGITTAGPKLAFGADHVKVISRFKPGELYDSRKVDDLRRALVATGLFSSVTVDPVRTNEPGPDGTEYVDLHAEQEAGPPRTLAGEVGYGTGQGFRAEATWTHRNLFPPEGALIAKVIAGTQEQGVSGTFRRSNAGKRDKTFQAGVLLNHQKYDAYEAFTAGLNISWARQSTPIFQKRWTYTYGAEILLSNEKTTIDPATGESERLTYFIGSLPVQLGYDRSNDLLNPTKGFRANLRVSPEASLQGNVSPYARATFDLSGYYPLSDALVIAGRTRLGTISGAARDQIAPSRRVYAGGGGSVRGFGYQELGPKDVNDDPIGGRSVNEFAVEGRYRFGNYGVVAFVDAGQVYESSIPKFSDIRYGVGVGGRFYTDFGPFRADIAMPINRQPGESKFTLYIGIGQAF from the coding sequence ATGGGTCCAAGGCAGGCGAACCGCGTCCGGCATGCCTTGGGCGTCCTAATGATTGCTGCATCCCCCTTGGCGCTTCACGCCCAAACTCCGCCCAGTTCCGCTACGGCCGAGCAGGAGCCGCCGATCCTGCCGGACGAAGAATTTGAAGCGCGTCTTCCCAAGGCGAGCGAAGCCGACCCCGCCAACCCTTCCGCACCGCTGCCGTCGATCGAAAGCTGGATCGATCAGCAGATGCCGCAGGCCAGCGGCGCTGCAGAGCTGCCTCCCGCCACCGAACCGGCTGCTGAAGCAGAGCTGGCCCAGCCGCTGCCGCCCCTCGACAGCGTCACTGTCCCAGCGCAAGTCGCAACCACAGATCCAGACAAGAAGACACCCGTCGTGCGCTATGCCATCGAGATCGACGGGTTCGGCAAGACGGGGCTGGAGGACGAGTTCCGCGACGAGTCCGCGCTGGTTGATGGAGACGGGCGTGCTGAGACCGCCGCTATGGTGCAGGCGCGCGCGCATGAGGATGAAGCGCTGGCCGTGCGGCTGCTCTATTCACAAGGCTATTATGACGCCGCGGCCCTTGCGTCGCTCGATCAGACCGGCGATGGCGGGCTGAAGGCGGTGCTGTCCGTCACGCCGGGGAAGCGGTACAAGATCGGAGAGATCGTCGTAAATGCAGGGCGCACCGTACCGCCTAGTCTCATCCGCGACAGCCTATTGCTGAAGACCGGCGATTATATCATCGCAGCCGACGTCGAGGCCGCCGAGGCGAATGTCGGCGTGAAGTTGCCCGAAAATGGCTATCCTTTCGCCAAGGTGGGCGAGCGCGACATATTGCTCGACCCCGCCACCGTGACGGGAGACTATACCCTTCCCGTAGAGGTCGGACCGCGCGGCTCCTTCCGGGGGATCACCACTGCAGGCCCCAAGCTGGCGTTTGGCGCCGATCATGTGAAGGTCATCAGCCGCTTCAAGCCGGGCGAGCTGTACGACAGCCGCAAGGTGGACGATCTGCGGCGCGCGCTGGTTGCGACAGGTCTATTTTCCAGTGTCACCGTCGATCCGGTGCGGACGAACGAGCCTGGGCCGGACGGCACCGAATATGTCGATCTGCATGCCGAGCAGGAAGCCGGGCCGCCGCGCACTCTGGCAGGCGAGGTTGGCTATGGCACCGGCCAAGGCTTCCGGGCCGAAGCGACATGGACGCACCGCAATCTTTTCCCGCCAGAGGGCGCGCTGATCGCCAAGGTGATCGCGGGCACGCAGGAGCAAGGCGTGTCGGGCACCTTCCGCCGTTCCAATGCGGGCAAACGGGACAAGACGTTCCAGGCAGGCGTGCTGCTCAATCATCAGAAATATGATGCCTATGAAGCCTTCACGGCGGGCCTCAACATCAGCTGGGCGCGGCAATCGACGCCGATTTTCCAGAAGCGCTGGACCTATACCTATGGCGCGGAGATCCTGCTTTCCAACGAAAAGACCACGATCGATCCAGCGACGGGGGAAAGTGAAAGGCTGACCTATTTCATCGGCTCGCTGCCGGTGCAGCTAGGCTATGACCGGTCGAACGATCTGCTCAATCCCACCAAGGGTTTTCGCGCCAACCTGCGCGTTTCGCCCGAAGCATCGCTGCAGGGCAATGTGTCGCCCTATGCGCGCGCGACCTTCGACCTTAGCGGCTATTACCCGCTGTCCGACGCGTTGGTAATCGCGGGCAGGACCCGGCTGGGCACGATCAGCGGCGCGGCCCGCGACCAGATCGCGCCTTCGCGCCGGGTCTATGCGGGCGGCGGCGGTTCGGTGCGCGGCTTTGGCTATCAGGAATTGGGACCCAAGGACGTCAATGACGATCCCATTGGCGGCCGTTCAGTCAATGAATTCGCGGTAGAGGGCCGCTACCGCTTCGGCAATTACGGCGTGGTCGCCTTCGTCGATGCGGGCCAGGTCTATGAAAGTTCGATCCCGAAATTTTCCGACATCCGTTATGGTGTGGGAGTCGGCGGACGCTTCTACACCGACTTCGGCCCGTTCCGCGCCGACATAGCCATGCCGATTAATCGCCAACCTGGGGAATCCAAATTCACCCTCTATATCGGCATCGGGCAGGCATTCTGA